The genomic DNA TTTTTCGTGGTTGCCCTTCACATCCACGTGGCCGGTGCTGCCGGTGCGCAGCAGGCCGGGGCACACGGTAGTAACGTAAATGCCATGCTGATTCAGCTCGGCCCGGAAGCCTTCCGAAAGGCCGGTGAGGGCAAATTTGCTGGCGCTGTAGGCAGCCAGATGCGGAATGGCCACCTTGCCGCCCAGCGACGAGATATTGATAATGCGCCCCTCGCCGCGCCGCCGCATTCCCGGCAACACCGCCTGCATGGCGTGAAACGGGGCCCAGAAGTGAGTATCCATCGCGTCCACGAAGTCGCGGTCGTCCAGGTTTTCGAGCGGCCCGCCGATGATAATGCCCGCGTTGTTCACCAGCACGTCAATCCCGCCCAGGCGGCTTTCCACCTCGGCCACCATGCTGCGCACCTCGGCGGCGTTGGTGAGGTCGCGGGCCAGGGCCAGCACGTTGTTTTCGGTGCCGCCGCAGGTGAGCAGGTCCTGGCGGGCGCGGGCCAGCTCCTGTTCGTCGCGGGCGCAAATGGCTACCCGCGCGCCTTCGCGCACGGCGGCGCGAGCCAGCACCAGGCCCAGCCCGCGCGAGCCGCCGGTAATGAGCACGGTGCGCCCCGTGAGCTCATACGAGCCCCGGCGGTTGCGCCAAACGGTGGTGGCCAGGGCAGCCGCGCCGAGGCCGGCGGCCCAAAGCCAGGAAGAAGAGCGGGGGGAGGTTTTCATGCTTCTCTGTATGCGTTTGGGGGTAGAAAGGTTGCATTCAGCCCCCAAATGCACAACTTGGTTTGCAGAAACGCGCGGGGCTATACCTGCATTCCCTACCCCAGCTTATCCTTAAAGAAGGCCAGCGTCAGAGCCCAGGCTTCGGCGGCGGCTTCTTTGTTGAAGCTCGGGCGGGCGTCGCAGTTGAAGCCGTGGTCGGCGGTGGAGATGACGGTGGTGACGTAGGGCTTGCCAGCGGCATCCACGGCGTCAAGTATCGTCTGGATATTGTCCTTGGTAATGTGCTGGTCGAGTCCGCCCCAGAAGAAGGCGTGCGGCGCGTGCAGGTCTGCGGCCAAGTCGGTGCGGGTGTGCAGGCCGCCGCCGTAATAGGATACGCCGGCTTGCACCGGTAGCTTGG from Hymenobacter psoromatis includes the following:
- a CDS encoding ketoacyl reductase, translating into MKTSPRSSSWLWAAGLGAAALATTVWRNRRGSYELTGRTVLITGGSRGLGLVLARAAVREGARVAICARDEQELARARQDLLTCGGTENNVLALARDLTNAAEVRSMVAEVESRLGGIDVLVNNAGIIIGGPLENLDDRDFVDAMDTHFWAPFHAMQAVLPGMRRRGEGRIINISSLGGKVAIPHLAAYSASKFALTGLSEGFRAELNQHGIYVTTVCPGLLRTGSTGHVDVKGNHEKEYAWFSIADALPGFTMSAEDAARRIWNAARRGDGELILSLPAKLLATLHGIAPGTTVDMLAWVNRALPATGESAAANERRKGYASETPITQSFLTKLNREEAVRNNE